One Helianthus annuus cultivar XRQ/B chromosome 12, HanXRQr2.0-SUNRISE, whole genome shotgun sequence genomic region harbors:
- the LOC110892873 gene encoding RING-H2 finger protein ATL51, with product MANDNSGFLTELYIMLLIIASGALLIALYHCVSMLSWDFRNRRRHRGPIEIELRENDVSTEHSVAGLIPSHKHKKVTGLEDDEPMCAVCLCEFEEGDELRTLPECMHSFHVPCIDMWLYSHRSCPICRLDAARPSVEVICVVDPQPQQEEEEVTRPQHSDVPQDLVNQSRVV from the coding sequence ATGGCGAATGACAATAGCGGTTTTTTAACCGAATTATATATTATGCTTCTTATTATCGCGTCTGGAGCTTTACTGATCGCGTTATACCACTGTGTCTCGATGCTTTCGTGGGATTTCCGTAATCGTAGGCGACATCGAGGCCCCATTGAGATAGAATTGCGAGAAAATGACGTGAGCACTGAGCATTCGGTGGCCGGGCTCATCCCATCGCATAAGCACAAAAAGGTCACGGGTTTAGAAGATGATGAACCCATGTGCGCCGTGTGTCTATGTGAGTTTGAGGAAGGAGACGAGTTGCGCACTTTGCCCGAGTGTATGCATTCTTTTCATGTCCCTTGTATCGACATGTGGTTGTACTCACATCGTAGTTGTCCCATTTGTCGACTAGATGCAGCCCGGCCTTCGGTTGAGGTTATATGTGTAGTTGATCCACAaccacaacaagaagaagaagaggtaACAAGACCACAACATTCCGATGTACCACAAGATTTAGTCAATCAAAGTAGGGTTGTTTAA